From Ananas comosus cultivar F153 linkage group 2, ASM154086v1, whole genome shotgun sequence:
GCACACCATCGAGGGCAAGTGCACGGTCCACTCCTTCAAGAACTACACCAAGCTCGAGAACGTCGGGGCCGAGGACTACTTCTGCCGCTTCGAGTACAAGGCCGCCACCGGCGGATTCACTCCTGATCGGGTCGCGGTGTAtgattctctatctctcttcttctttaacTTGAGTGTTTCGTGTTTTAGAGTTTCGATGCTATCTTATGTTCGGATGTTGTTTTGATGGTGAAGGTACTGTAAGTGTGAGATGCCCTATAATCCGGATGACCTCATGGTGCAGTGTGAGGGATGCAAGGACTGGTAAATCTTCTTTGATGTCTCTGTTACCTTTTTTAGATGATTGGAATAATTTAACTTGTAGTTGATGCTATCCATAGCAACGACCGCTTTAATTGCATTGCTGCTTGCAATGTAAAATTCGGATTGTTTGCTCCCACTCTTTACAGCAACGGAGCTGTTGTTGTAATGGCATGCACTGTTTCTTTTTAGTTGCCAGAAGATTGATTATACCTTTCTTAAACATATCATTTGACCTCTCTTTCATGCGTTTAATTTATTAGTTCATTCCATTTTAGATTGATGCAACAATTTCCCGAGTGCTCGCCGCAAGGATTGTGTTCTCTTGAATACTGAAatgtatttcttttcttttctcttagtccttttttttccccctatgGTGCATGTGCTTCTCTAAAGCATTCTGGAATCCTGCTTTTTGATATTGTCGATGTTGTTATGTCCGGACTGGAACTGTTACTGTGCTGATGATGTTGCTTGCTTTCCTGATTCTTAGGGTCTCGATACACTCGATACACTGATATGCAAGACGTGATTAATgaatcacaattttttttttgtcagtcCCATGATGCTTCTGTTTGTAATTCTGTAAATTAAGACACCAACCTGTTTACTACCCAAAAAATCTCTCCACTATTAATTCAAGTTAGCCTGGTAAACTGTTGTCCTCAAAAAGTTTGCAGGATTCATTTTGCTTCTGCCTTATGAATTGattattcttttttacttcCTGATCTTTAATTTCAGTGGAAAGATTTATAAAAGATTGTGCTCTTGTTCTGTTTCTCTGGTGAAATTTGGACGACTATAAGCTGCTTTTGACGAGATAAGGACTGATGAAGTACTGGAGAGCGACTAGCAATCCTTACTTGCTAGATGCTAATTGCAAGTTTGAGTGCTATAATTAGGATAGAACTAATTAACTGAAGAAttgttttgcatatttttttcttatgcCTGTCTACTTACTGTTTTTGTTCCAATATGTTCTACTGAGAATGCAAAATCCCTCCTTTTTTTGATGCagttttacttttaaatttaattggcAATGCTGCTGTCGTGGTGACAGTAATCTTTCATTTTTGTATGCTTATTTCTATTTTTGGGCAATGTATTTAACATAAACTGTTACTAAATCCCCCCATCCCTTTTTGAATGCCTTTGGAACAAAGGTTCATCATATTCTTATCTATGCTTTATATTACCTGTTTCTTAAGTTTCTgcttaaacttttttttccccttctgcAAGTTGATGTATAATGTACCTCCTGGTGCAGGTTTCATCCATCTTGTATGGGCATGACTATTGAAGAGGCCAAAAAATTGGATCACTTCCTGTGCTCAGATTGTACTTCGGAAGATGATGCTAAGAAGCCTTCAAATGCATTTCCTGTTTCACCAAATTCCGAGCCTAAGGTACATAATATAATGTAGAGTAATGCTACATGTACACCCAAAAAGTGGGTGTAAATTTGTTTCACGAGCCGAATATTCTTAGATCCTACCCA
This genomic window contains:
- the LOC109706482 gene encoding chromatin remodeling protein EBS-like; this translates as MAKTKPGKRDLDSYTIKGTNKIVKVGDCVLMRPSDSEKPPYVARVEKIEADHRNNVRVRVRWYYRPEESIGGRRQFHGAKELFLSDHYDVQSAHTIEGKCTVHSFKNYTKLENVGAEDYFCRFEYKAATGGFTPDRVAVYCKCEMPYNPDDLMVQCEGCKDWFHPSCMGMTIEEAKKLDHFLCSDCTSEDDAKKPSNAFPVSPNSEPKVESKRRKR